The Bacteroidota bacterium genome includes a window with the following:
- a CDS encoding DUF72 domain-containing protein yields the protein MSELVRFGTCSWKYESWKGIIYPEFGEINFLEEYAKSFDSVEVDQWFWSLFTPGKPPALPKVKDAEEYASVTPDNFRFTIKVPNSITLTHFYPKYTGGKLEQNPWFLSGELWKSFVDSISPLHSKTAALILQFEYLNKQKMPDPNLFFGLLERFFRDAGNGLPLAVEIRNPNFLTREFFTLLHDLEVVPVFLQGYFMPPVFEIIDKFKDLLGERIIIRLHGPDRSSIEEKTGGVWDRIVEPKDVEISRLTRLLEMLKGMDTEVYLNVNNHYEGSAPLTINKIKKGLGDI from the coding sequence ATGAGTGAACTTGTCCGGTTCGGCACCTGCAGTTGGAAATATGAGTCATGGAAAGGGATTATATATCCTGAATTTGGTGAAATCAATTTTTTGGAGGAGTACGCAAAATCTTTTGATTCTGTCGAAGTTGATCAGTGGTTCTGGTCACTTTTTACTCCCGGGAAACCACCCGCACTTCCAAAAGTAAAAGATGCGGAGGAATACGCTTCCGTCACACCGGATAATTTCAGATTTACCATTAAAGTGCCCAATTCAATTACACTCACCCACTTTTATCCCAAATATACCGGTGGAAAACTTGAGCAAAACCCGTGGTTTCTCTCAGGTGAGCTATGGAAGTCCTTTGTTGATTCGATCTCACCACTCCACTCGAAAACTGCTGCACTGATTTTACAGTTTGAGTATTTGAACAAACAAAAAATGCCTGATCCAAACCTGTTTTTTGGATTGCTCGAGAGGTTTTTTAGAGATGCCGGAAACGGGTTGCCGCTTGCGGTGGAAATCAGAAATCCAAATTTCCTCACCCGTGAATTTTTCACTCTCCTGCATGACCTTGAAGTAGTCCCTGTTTTCCTGCAGGGATACTTTATGCCACCGGTTTTTGAAATCATCGATAAGTTTAAGGATTTGCTCGGTGAGAGGATCATAATTCGACTTCACGGACCGGACAGATCAAGCATTGAGGAAAAAACAGGGGGCGTATGGGACAGAATTGTTGAACCGAAAGATGTGGAAATTTCAAGATTGACCAGACTACTCGAGATGCTGAAGGGAATGGATACTGAAGTATATTTAAATGTAAATAATCACTATGAAGGTTCAGCTCCTCTGACAATAAACAAAATCAAGAAAGGACTGGGAGATATCTAA
- a CDS encoding AI-2E family transporter: MTEKTTLDNLTKFFIATLGIVAIVIVLKELQNLFLPFVIAYFLYFLFVPLNRFLTSKKIPLAIAGLLDIAITFTMTWFAGKFIIDSLMSFSSELDLYDKKLSAMVINTATSLGITDPALNNFSIQSLLNQIDYGSLAGGLLTSTIDLMGYALFVIFFFSFILPGHKAIYRAIEKRVVSPKKFEIIKRKQHVADESGKSVDQLDHDLEEETTKLEKTFKTIPEQIQKYIITKLVLNILAGVTVGVVLGILGVPFPAVWGAFTAILNFIPTIGSAFATILPALMSLVDSGEITFTLLVVGCMAGIQTLYFNLLEPMIVGKRLNLNPLVILFSVIIWGYIWGIMGMFLAVPLTAILKIVISNFDSKNMQFISDLMGSND; the protein is encoded by the coding sequence ATGACCGAAAAAACAACTCTGGATAACCTGACAAAATTTTTCATTGCGACGCTGGGCATAGTAGCCATCGTTATCGTGTTGAAAGAACTTCAAAATCTTTTTCTTCCTTTTGTAATAGCCTATTTCCTTTATTTCCTTTTTGTGCCACTAAACAGATTTCTCACTTCGAAGAAAATACCACTCGCAATTGCGGGACTGTTGGATATTGCCATTACTTTCACAATGACATGGTTTGCGGGCAAATTTATCATAGACAGTCTGATGAGCTTCAGCAGTGAACTCGATCTTTACGATAAAAAACTTTCTGCAATGGTTATAAACACTGCCACCTCCCTCGGTATCACCGATCCGGCATTAAATAACTTTTCGATACAATCGCTTTTAAATCAGATCGACTACGGTTCCCTTGCCGGAGGTCTACTCACCTCGACAATTGATCTTATGGGTTACGCCCTGTTTGTAATATTTTTCTTCTCGTTTATTCTTCCCGGTCACAAAGCGATATATCGTGCCATCGAGAAAAGGGTTGTCTCTCCAAAGAAGTTCGAAATTATCAAACGGAAACAGCATGTTGCTGATGAATCAGGTAAATCCGTTGACCAGCTCGATCATGATCTTGAGGAAGAAACCACGAAGCTTGAGAAAACATTTAAAACCATTCCCGAGCAGATTCAAAAGTATATTATTACAAAACTTGTTCTCAATATCCTTGCCGGTGTAACCGTCGGGGTTGTTCTTGGAATTCTTGGCGTTCCGTTTCCCGCAGTATGGGGAGCATTTACCGCTATCCTGAACTTTATACCAACAATCGGGTCTGCTTTCGCAACAATACTTCCCGCCCTGATGTCGCTGGTGGATTCAGGGGAAATCACTTTCACGCTGCTGGTTGTTGGTTGTATGGCAGGGATACAAACCCTCTACTTTAACCTTCTTGAGCCGATGATTGTTGGGAAAAGGCTCAACCTGAATCCTCTGGTTATTCTTTTTTCTGTTATAATCTGGGGTTACATCTGGGGTATTATGGGGATGTTTCTGGCAGTTCCCCTGACGGCAATTCTAAAGATTGTAATCTCAAATTTTGATTCAAAAAACATGCAGTTTATTTCAGATTTGATGGGCTCGAACGATTAG